In Nocardioides bizhenqiangii, the DNA window GAAGGTGCTGCCCGTCCACGTCCTCCGCGACGGCGCCGTCGAGAGCCTGATCGGCTCCGAGACCGACGACCCCCGCCGCGGCGAGCTGATCGAGGCGATCATCGAGGAGTCCGAGGACGAGACGCTGATGGACCGCTACCTCGGCGGGGAGCAGATCGACGAGAAGCTGCTGATCGAGGACCTCGAGACGGCGATCGCCCGCGCCGGCTTCTTCCCCGTGGTGCCGGTGTGCGCGCAGTCCGGCACCGGCCTCACCGAGCTGCTCGACCTCTGCGTGCGCGCGTTCCCTTCACCTCCGGAGCACGCCCCGCCGGAGGTCTTCACACCGGAAGGTCGGTCGGCGGCGGCGGTCACCTGTGACCCGGCCGGACCTCTGGTCGCCGAGGTGGTGAAGACGACGAGCGACCCCTACCTCGGCCGGGTGAGCCTGGTCCGCGTCTTCTCCGGCACGCTCAACCCGGACGCCTCGGTCCACGTGTCCGGACACTTCGCGAGCTTCGGCACCGAGGGCCACGAGGACCACGACGAGGACGAGCGGATCGGCGCCCTGGCGTTCCCCTCGGGCAGCCAGCAGGTGCTCGCACCGACGGTGCTCGCCGGCGACATCGCGATCGTCGGGCGGCTGTCCCGGGCCGAGACCGGAGACACCCTGTCCTCCCCGGACCAGCCGCGGGTGCTCCGCCCCTGGTCACTGCCCGACCCGCTGCTCCCGATCGCGATCGAGGCCGCGACCCGGTCCGACGAGGACAAGCTGTCCGCGGCCCTCTCCCGCCTCGCGGCGGAGGATCCCAGCCTCCGGGTCCACAACAACGCCGAGACCGGGCAGCTCGTGATCTGGGTGATGGGCGAGGCGCACGCCGAGGTCGCCCTCGAGCGGCTGCGGGAGCGCTACGGCGTCACGGTCGAGCAGCGTGAGCTCGTGATCCCCCTCCGCGAGTGCTTCACCGGGCCCGCGAAGGGCCACGGCCGGCACGTCAAGCAGTCCGGCGGCCACGGCCAGTACGCCGTCTGCGACATCGAGGTGGAGCCGCTGCCCGAGGGCTCCGGCTTCGAGTTCGTCGACAAGGTGGTGGGCGGCTCCGTGCCGCGGCAGTTCATCCCCTCGGTCGAGAAGGGCGTGCGGGCGCAGATGCAGCGCGGCGTCCGGCTCGGCTATCCGGTGGTCGACCTCCGGGTCACCCTCACCGACGGCAAGGCGCACAGCGTCGACTCCTCCGACATGGCGTTCCAGACCGCGGGCGGGCTCGCGCTGCGCGACGCCGCCGAGCAGGCCGGCATCGCCCTCCTGGAGCCGTACGACGAGGTCTCGGTGATGGTCGCCGACGACCTGGTCGGCGGTGTGATGAGCGACCTGTCCGCCCGACGGGGGCGGCTGCTCGGCACCGACCAGGTCGGCGACCGGGCGCTGGTCAAGGCGCACGTCCCCCAGCGGGAGCTGGTCCGCTACGCCATCGACCTGCGCGCCTCGTCGCACGGCGCCGGCACGTTCAGCAGGAAGTTCGCGCACTACGAGCCGATGCCCGAGGAGCTGACGGCCAAGGTCACCGCCCGGGAACACCCGTCAGCGCACTGAGTCGCCGCCCGCCTCGCGCAGTAGCTGCTCGAACGGCGTGACCGTCGCCCGCCGAGCAGGGCGGGGCGCCGGGTCGACGTCCGCCGTCGACGTGCTGCCTCCGCCCGCGACGAGCGCTGCGAGCTCCCCGGCCGCACGCTCGACCCGCTTCTCGAGCGCGCCGTCGGTGCCGCCGAAGTCCTCCGTCGCGGCGAAGACACCGGTGGGGACGACGACGGCATGGAGGTAGGAGAACAACGGGCGGAGCGCGTGCTCGAGCACCAGCGAGTGCCGGGCCGTGCCCGCGGTCGCGGCCACGAGGACCGGCTTGCCGTCGAGCGCGTCCTGGTCCAGGACGTCGAAGAACGTCTTGAACAACCCCGAGTACGACGCCGCGAACACCGGAGTGACGACCACGAGGCCGTCGGCGCGGTGGACGTGGTCGATCGCGGTCGCCAGGTCGCCGCTCGGGAAGCCGGTCAGCAGGTGGTCCGCCAGCGCGTGCGCGAGCGGCCGGAGCTCGACGACCTCCACCTCGACATCGGCACCGCGTGCCTCGACCGACCGCTCGACGGCGCCGCCGAGGAGGTCTGCCAGCAGCCGGGTCGACGACGGCACGCTCAGGCCCGCCGCGACGACGACGATCCGCTTCATGCGGGCACCTCCGCCTTCTGGGCGATGAGCGAGGCGTGGGTCGGCGCCTCCGGGATGTGCTCCGGGCGACCCTCGGCGAAGCCCTTGCGCAGGTCGGGCAGGATCTCGCCGAGCAGGTCGAGCTGCTCCAGGACGGTCTTGAGCGGCAGGCCGGCGTGGTCGACGAGGAACAGCTGGCGCTGGTAGTGGCCGGCGTACTCCTTGAAGGTCAGCGTGCGCTCGAGCACCTGCTGCGGTGACCCGACGGTCAGCGGCGTCTCCTCCATGAAGTCCTCGAGCGACGGGCCGTGGCCGTAGACCGGGGCGTTGTCGAAGTAGGGCCGGAACTCGTTGATCGCGTCCTGGCTGTTCTTGCGCATGAAGATCTGACCACCGAGGCCGACGATCGCGGTGTCCGCCGGACCGTGTTCGTAGTGCTCGAAGCGCTCCCGGTAGAGCGAGACCAGCTGGGCGGTGTGCGACGGCGGCCAGAAGATGTGGTTGTGGAAGAAGCCGTCGCCGTAGTAGGCGGCCTGCTCCGCGATCTCGGGGCTGCGGATGGATCCGTGCCAGACGAACGGCGGCGTGCCGTCGAGCGGCCTCGGGGTCGACGTGAAGCCGTGCAGCGGGGTCCGGAACCGACCCTCCCAGTCGACGACGTCCTCGCGCCAGAGCCGGTGCAGCAGCGCGTAGTTCTCGATCGCGAGGTTGATGCCCTGCCGGATGTCCTTGCCGAACCAGGGGTAGACCGGACCGGTGTTGCCGCGCCCCATCATCAGGTCGACGCGACCGTCGGTGAGGTGCTGGAGCTTGGCGTAGTCCTCCGCGATGAGCACCGGGTCGTCGGTCGTGATCAGCGTGGTCGCGGTCGAGAGGATGATCCTCTCGGTCTGGGCCCCGATGTAGGCCAACGTCGTCGTGGGAGCAGACGCGATGAACGGCGGGTTGTGGTGCTCGCCGGTGGCGAAGACGTCAAGCCCGACCTCCTCGGCCTTCTTCGCGATCGCCACGGTCGCCTTGATCCGTTCGTTCTCCGTCGGCGTCCGCCCCGTGGTGGGGTCGGTCGTGACATCGCCGACGGTGAAGATGCCGATCTGCATGGGTCCACTCTCCTCGGTCCTGGTTGACATGGCAACTACTCGTCCCAACCCAGGGCCGCCCAGCGCTATTCCCTGGCGAGCACGAGGAGCGCGCGGTCGTCGTCACCCCGGTCGACCTGCTCCATGATCCGGGCCGGCACGGCGCGCATGCCCTCGTCGCCGACGGCCTCGCGCGCTGCCGCCCGGAGCCAGTCGATACCGGCGTCGATGTCGGAGGTCGGGCGCTCGACGACCCCGTCGGTGTAGAAGAGCAGCGCCTCGCCCGGCGCGAGCACGCCTTCGCTCACCGGGAACTCCGGCTCGTCCACGACGCCGAGTGCGGTCCCCCGGGCGTTGTCGACCACCCACTCCTCGGCGTCGGCCCGCCAGTGGAGGACCGGCGGATGGCCCGCGCTGCGGATCGCGTAGCGCCCGGTGCCGAGGTCGACGACCACCTGGACCGCGGTCGCGATGCTCTCGTCGGACGGTTGCCGCAGGAGAAAGGCGTTGGCGGCGTCCAACAGCTCTTCGCCGGGAACGGCCACCAGGAGGCCGCGGAGGGCACCGGCGAACTGGACGGCACCAGGGAGAGCGGTGGCGCCCTTGCCGCACACGTCGACGAGCACCATCGCCAGACCGGCGGCCGCGTCCTCAGTCTCCACGAGGTCGGAGACGAAGAAGTCGCCGCCGTACTCGAAACCCTGCGCGGACAACATCGCCGAAGCCCAGAACCAGTCCTCCGGCAGGTCAGGCACCCGGCACTGCTCCTGGAGCAGGTCGCGCAACCCGCTCAGGAAGGCCTCGTCCACCTGTGCACCCTAGTCAACAGCTGGTGTCTCGTTGCGGAAGCCCAGCACCGCGCGCGTCATCTGGTTGCGGGTGTCGAGCAGGTCGTCCAGCGCTGAATCGAGGTCGTCGGCGGTCGCCCGCAGCGGTACGCCCTCGGCCTGCTGGTCGCGGTCCGACGCGACGACGGCTGCCCGCCGGAGCAGCTCCTTGAGGAACGACGCGGTCACGCCGTCGGTTCGGTCGAGGACCGTTTCGAGGCGTCCGAGGTCGATCTCGAGCGACCCGCGGTACAGCTCGATGAGCCGGCGGCGCGAGTCGCGGTCGGGCACGTCGATGTGCACGGCCTGGTCGACGCGGCCGGGTCGTGCCGCAAGCGCGGGCTCGAGCAGGTCAGCGCGGTTGGTCGTCAGCAGGAAGACGACATCGGAGTCGTCGTCGAGCCCGTCCATCTCGTTGAGGAGCGTGAAGAGGAGTGGTGTCTCGCCGCCGTGGTGACTGCGCTCCTCTGCGATCAGGTCGACGTCCTCGACCACGATCATCGAGGGCTGGAGTGACCGGGCGACCGAGCAGGCTTCCCGGATCCCGTGCAGGGTCTCGCCCGTCAGCTCGACGACCGTGGTGCCGACGAGCTCGCTGATGAGGTACCGCACCGAATGCGTCTTGCCCACGCCCGGGGGGCCGTAGAGGAGGAGGCCGCGCTTGAGGTGCTGCCCCGCGGCGCGGAGCCGAGCGCTGTTGCGGGCAACACCGACGACCTGGCGACGCAGGTCCTCGAACGTGGTGTCCGGAAGGATCAGCTCGTCAGCCGCCATGGTGGGGCGCTCGCGGATGCGCAGCAACGAGCCGCGCTCGCCGAACATGCTGCGGCCGAAGGACACCACCTGCCCGCGGTAGACGTTCAGCTCGAGAGCAAGCTCGCGCAGCCGCCGTGCGAGTTGCTCCGCCGCCGCCGGGCGTGTCGAGATGATCTCGACGCTGACCGCCATCGATCCGCTCTCGGGATCGGGAGCGCAGAAGAGGAGCGCGGTCCGATCGTCGCCGTCGGTCACCAGGACCACCGCGACCCGAAGGCACTCGCGGGTCTCACCGCGAGGTCCGCTGGGGAGACTCGTCCTCGTCACGTTCCCGGGCCGCGGACCGTGCATGGAGTAGCGAGGATCCTCGCCGAGGAGGTCGGCGATGCCGAACGGGCCATGGTGACGATGGCCGGCCACACCGATGACCTGGGCCCCGTCGCCATGCTCGGACAGCACCACGTCGAGGGCGCCCTGCACGTTGACGTGCTCGTAGGCGGGCCACTGCTCAGCCACGACAGGAAGGTCGTGGGTCTCCACCCCGAGGTGCGCGCTGATCAGCGACCGGAAGGTCGGCTGGTCGACAGCCCGAGCCTTCGAGACGAACCGACGCACCACGAAGCGTCCGTACCGGCGGAGATCGGCGAGCTGGGGCGCGTGGTCGTCGGAAGGCAGAGCAGCGGAGACCTCGAAGACCGGCATCCGGGGAGAGTAGCGGCACGGTGTCGAACCGACCGACCGGATTTCCCCGCAGCGGGTCCCGACACGGCTCCGGGATCCTGCACTGGTGCACACTTTCCTCATGACCGATGAGATCGTCGCGCCCCCGGTCGCCGCGGAGTCGAAGACCGACGTCCTCGGGCACCCGTGGCAGGCCGAGACGATCACCCTGCCTCCCGACGCCGAGGGCGAGGTGGTCGCGACCCTGGTCAGCCGCCGGGCGGAGGCGCCCACCGAGCGGGCGGTGCTGCACGTGCACGGGTTCGCGGACTACTTCTTCCAGACCGAGTACGGCGAGTGGTGGCTCGAGCGCGAGCACGACATGTACGCCCTGGACCTGCGCAAGTACGGCCGCTCGATCCGGGAGCACCAGACACCGACCTACGTGGCCGACCTGGAGGAGTACTTCGCCGAGCTCGACCGCGCGTGGCAGCGGATCACCGAGCGCGACGGTCACACGAAGGTCGTGCTGTCGGGCCACTCGACCGGCGGGCTGGTGGTCGCGCTCTGGGCCGACGCGCGCCAGCCGGAGGAGCTCGCGGGGATCGTGCTCAACTCACCCTGGCTCGACCTCCAGGGCAAGGCATGGATGCGGACGCCGCCGGCCAACGCGGTCCTCGACCGGGTCGGCCGACTGCAGCCGATGCGGGTCTTCCCGCGCGTGGTCAGCGGCGTCTACGGCATGAGCCTGCACCGCGACCACGCGGGCGAGTGGGACTTCGACCTCACGTGGAAGCCGCTCGAGTCGTTCCCCGTCCGGTTCGGGTGGCTCCGGGCGATCCGCGCCGGCCACGCCAGGGTGCAGGCCGGCCTCGACATCCGGCGGCCGGTGCTGGTCCTCTCCTCGGACCGCACCACGTTCACCGCGGTGCTCGACGAGCGCGCCCACACCACCGACATCGTCCTCGACGTCACCCAGATCCGTCGTTGGGCCGGTTCTCTCGGCAGCAACGTCACCTCGATCGCCATCCCGGGCGCCGTCCACGACGTCGTGCTGTCGCGCCCGGAGGCCCGGGAGCGCGCGTACGCCGAGATCCAACGCTGGCTGAGCACCTACGTCGTCTAGTCGACTGAGTCGTCTAGTCTCGCCGCCATGGACCCTGTGCTCGGCCTCTCCCTCGGCCGCATCGTCATCGGCATCGGCTCGATCGCCTCGCCCTCGCTCACCGCGAGGATGTTCGGCCTGTCGCCCGCCGACAACCCGCAGATGAGCTATTTCACCCGGATGTTCGGCGTCCGGGAGATCGCGCTCGGCAGCCTCACCCTGCTGGCCAAGGGCGACGCGCGGCGGACCATGGTGCTCGCGGGCATGGCCGTCGACGGCGCCGACGCCGCGACGGGTGTGATGGCAATCGCCAAGAAGGAGGTCCCGCTGCCGACGGGCGGCATGTTGATCGCCGTCGCGCTCGGCGCGGTCGGCTCCGGTGCCGCTGCGCTGGCGCAGGCGGGTCAGTCGCAGACGTAGGTGCCGTTGTTGTCGTAGTAGCAGTCGGTGGTGGTGTCGGCCCAGATGCCGAGGCTGACGAACAGGATCGTCCCGATCACAGCGAGGCCGAACGACGCCCAGCCGACGATGATGCCGGCGAGCGCCATGCCGTCGCCGGCCTGGTCCTGCTCGCGGATCTGCTTGCGCGCGACGTGGCCCATGATGGCGCCGGCGACGCCGGGGAACCCGCAGCAGAACGCGATGCTGACGATGCTGACGACCAGCGACGCGATCGCCAACCCGTTGGTCTGCTTCGGGACCGGGTAGCCGCCGTACGGCGACGGCGGCGCGCCGTACGGCTGGTACGGCGACACCGGCTGCTGCTGGTGCCCGTAGGGGTTCGGGGGCGGAGGCGGCGGTGGCGGAGTCGGCTCGGCGGGCTCCTCGCCCCACGGCGGCGTGCTCATCGGCTCCCTGTCATGGCGCGCATTGTGTCAGGTCGAGGAGGTGGTCAGGTGAGGAGGATCGCGACGACCGCGACCAGGCCGACGACGACGATCACGCCTCGGAGCACGCCCGGCGGCAGCCGGCGGCCGACGGACGCGCCGAGGAACCCGCCGGCGACCGCGCCGAGCCCGAGGACGAGCACGATCAGCCAGTCGATCTCGGCGTGGATGCCCCCCAGCCAGTCGTCGGGTGCGAGCTCCACGACGAGCACGAACACCAGACCGGCGACGCCGTTCACGCAGGCGGCCAGGACGTTCTTCACCCCGTTGAGGCGCTGGAGGGTCTCGCTGATCCCGATGCCGAGCACTGCCATCAGCAGCACGCCCTGGGCGGCTCCGAAGTAGCCGCCGTAGATGCCCGTCAGCAGCACCGCCGGCCAGACCCACCAGGCGCCGTCACGCGCGGGCGCCGCACCGGCCGCCTCGCGGGCCTCGGCCCGGGCGGCGACCGCCTTGGACAGCCGCGGCTGCAGGACGACCAGCACCACGCCGAGCAGGATCAGCGCAGGGACGACCGCCTCGAACGCATCGGGCGGCAGCACCAGGAGCAGCCCCGCACCGATCAGGCCGCCGGTGACCGACGCCAGGAGCAGGCGGATGACCCGGGTGCGCTGTCCCTCGAGCTCGCGCCGGTAGCCGACCGCGCCCGCGACCGAGCCCGGCACCAGACCGATGTTGTTGCTGATGTTGGCCGTCACCGGGGGCACGCCGATGGCCAGCAGCGTGGGGAACGTGATCAGGGTCCCCGATCCGACGACGGTGTTGATCGTGCCTGCCCAGACGCCGGCCAGCAGGACGGCGACGATCTCGAGCGCGGTCATCCGCTAACCGCGATGGAGCCGTCGCCGGGCGGCGAAGCGGCCGTCGTGGTGCTCGAGCACCAACGGCATGCCGAAGGTCGCCGACAGCGTCTCGGGGGTCAGCGCGGCCTCGATCGGTCCCTGCGCGACCACGCGGCCCTCACGCAGCATCAGCACGTGGGTGAAGCCGGGCGGGATCTCCTCGACGTGGTGGGACACCAGCACCGTGGCCGGCGAGGACGGGTCGTAGGCGAGCACCGACAGCGTCGACACCAGGTCCTCGCGACCACCGAGGTCGAGCCCGGCAGCCGGCTCGTCGAGCAGCAGCAGCTCCGGGTCGGTCATCAGCGCACGTGCGATCTGGACCCGCTTGCGCTCACCTTCGCTGAGGGTGCCGAACGTGCGGTCGGCGAGCTTGTCGGCACGCACCTCGCGGAGCAGCGACCGGGCCCGGTCGTGGTCGAGGTCGTCGTACTGCTCGCGCCAGCGGCCGACCACGGCGTACGACGCCGACACCACGACGTCGCTCACCTTCTCCCCGCGCGGGATGCGCTCGGCCAGGGCCGCGCTGGTCAGCCCGATCCGGGGTCGCAGGTCGAAGACGTCGACGGTGCCGATCAGCTCACCGAGCACGCCGACCGCTCCCGACGTCGGATACAGCTGGGCGGCGGCGACCTGGAGGAGCGTCGTCTTTCCGGCGCCGTTGGAGCCCAGCACCACCCACCGCTCACCCGGTTTGACGACCCAGGTCACCCGATCCAGCAGGACCGCGTCACCCCGGCGGATGGTGACGTCGGCGAGCTCCAGGACGGCGGACATGCGGGCCACCCTATCGAGGGCCCACACGGCGCCTGATGCCGATATCGTCGCGCGTCGTGGCGTTCGAGATGCCGGCTGCGGGCCGGGTGGCGTGGTGGGGCACGGCGTTCCTCCGCGGGCTCGTGAGCCCCGACGAGTACGTCGACGCAGTGCTCGCCGACGACGCCGCCCACGTCTTCGGCGGCACCGCGGGCCCGAGGTCCCTCCTCGAGGCGACGGCGGCGGTCCGGCAGGCCGGTGCGACGGCGCTCGGCGCGGCCTTCCCGGCGCCCGGTGATCCGTGGGGACTGGCCGGTCCGCCGCCGTTCTCGGCGGCCTCGACCGAGGCCGGCGAAGCCGTGATCGCGCTCGGCGTCCGGACCGAACCCGGCGTCGGGTGGGTCCCGGAGCGGGTCGGCCGCGCCGTCGAGTGGACGTCGTACGACGCCCGCCGGCGGATGCCGCTCGACCTCGGCGACGCCGACCGGACGCTGCGCCGCACCCTGCTCGACGCCGCCAACAGGCTCGCCGAGCTCGACGTGGCGCGGTGGCGGCCCGAGGTCGCCGATGCGTTGCACGACCTGCGGGCCGGCGATCCGGTCATCGCCCCGCCGGGCGTCCCGACCCGGGCGGCCGACCTCGCCCGGCGAGCCCTGCACCTCCAGGAGGTCGTCGAACTCGCGCTCGACGACGAGGGCGCCGCGGTCAGCGCCGGTGAGATCGCCGCGCGTCGCTCCGCAATCCTGCCTCTCGGCAGCGCCGCCCGGCACGCGCTGACCGCGGCGTGTTCGCCGGACGGCTGGCCGGACCCATGAGCGGAGCGACTAGCCTCGGGGCCGACATGACGACACCTGCCGACACGCTGCTGATCACGCTCACGGGCAAGGACCGGCCCGGGGTCACGTCGGCGATCTTCGGAGCGCTCGCCCATGCCGGGGTCAACGTGGTCGACCTCGAGCAGATCCTGTTGCGGCGCCGGTTGATCCTCGGTGTGCTCGTCACCGCTCCGCGCGACGACAAGCGCCTCCGCCAGTCCATCGAGGAGGTGGCGGCCGACCTCGGCATGACCGTCGACATCGAGAAGGGCATCGGCGACAACCGGGCCCGCCGCGAGGGTCGCTCCCACGTCACGGTCATCGGCGCGCCGCTCAAGGCGTCCGCGATGGCAGCGATCGCCGGTCGGATCGCCGATCTCGGCGGCAACATCGACCGGATCGAGCGGATGGCGCGCTACCCGGTCACGGCGATCGAGCTGGACGTGTCCGGCGCCGAGCCGGCGTCCCTCCGCAGCCAGTTGGCGCGGGAGGCGGCCTCGCTCGCGGTCGATGTCGCGGTCCAGCCGGCGTCGCTGCTCCGCCACGCGGTGCGCCTGATCGTGATGGACGTCGACTCGACGCTGATCCAGGGCGAGGTCATCGAGATGCTCGCGGCGCACGCGGGCTTCGAGGCCGAGGTGGCAGCGGTCACCGAGGCGGCGATGCGCGGCGAGCTCGACTTCGAGGCATCGCTGCGCGAGCGGGTGCGGCTGCTCGCCGGCCTCGACGCGTCGGTCATCGACTCCGTCTACGACTCCATCGTCGTCAACCCCGGCGCCCGGACGCTGGTGCGGACGCTGCGGCGGCTGGGCTACCGGTTCGCCATCGTCTCCGGTGGCTTCAGCCAGATCACCGACCGACTCGCCGAGGACCTGGGCGTCCACCGCTCCCGCGCCAACAAGCTCGAGATCGTCGACGGCAAGCTGACCGGCGGCCTGGTCGGCGAGGTGGTCGACCGCGCCGGCAAGGCCAAGGCGCTCCGCGAGTTCGCCGCCGACCTCGGCGTCCCCGAGGCGGCGACCATCGCCATCGGCGACGGCGCCAACGACCTCGACATGCTCGAGGCCGCCGGACTGGGCATCGCCTACAACGCGCGGCCGGTCGTCCGCGAGATGGCCGACACCTCGCTGAACGTGCCCTACCTCGACGCGATCATGTACCTGCTCGGCATCAGTCGCGAGGAGATCGAGGCCGCCGACGCCGCCGACGGCATCGTCACGCCCGCTCCCCCGCTCTGAGCCGGCGGGTGCCGCACCCAACGGGTGGCCACCAGCTTCCTACCGAGACCCCACGGCGTCGAGCCGCTCGGCGATCGGCTCCAGTCGAGCGGTCAGCTCGTCGAGCTCTCTCGGTTCCAGCGCCTCGTACGGTGCTTCGGCAAGGGCATCGGTCAGCGACTCGATCCGGTCCTTCGTCGCGCGGCCCGCGTCGGTCAGCCGGCCGGAGACGTCGACCAGGCAGCGGTCACGCAGGCCGTCCATGACCTCGACCAGCCGAGCCTTGGGAAGGTGGTGGATCCGGCCGAACGACTCGGCCGGGTAGATGCCCGCGGCCAGGGCGCTCAGCACATGGGCCTCGGTGCCGCCGACCTGCTCGGAGACCAACGCGACCGTGTGACCGTCCCCGCGGTGCTCGCGCAGCATGTTGGCC includes these proteins:
- a CDS encoding elongation factor G encodes the protein MADKNLRKASDQDLAAPGPDRIRNVVLVGPTQSGKTALIEALAKVSLGQHRSVSLSVAPVVLEGTKVNLIDTPGYADFVGEVRAGLRAADCALFVIAANEGIDDGTRELWRECAAVGMPRAVVVTKLDHARADHDGVVRAAQAAFGEKVLPVHVLRDGAVESLIGSETDDPRRGELIEAIIEESEDETLMDRYLGGEQIDEKLLIEDLETAIARAGFFPVVPVCAQSGTGLTELLDLCVRAFPSPPEHAPPEVFTPEGRSAAAVTCDPAGPLVAEVVKTTSDPYLGRVSLVRVFSGTLNPDASVHVSGHFASFGTEGHEDHDEDERIGALAFPSGSQQVLAPTVLAGDIAIVGRLSRAETGDTLSSPDQPRVLRPWSLPDPLLPIAIEAATRSDEDKLSAALSRLAAEDPSLRVHNNAETGQLVIWVMGEAHAEVALERLRERYGVTVEQRELVIPLRECFTGPAKGHGRHVKQSGGHGQYAVCDIEVEPLPEGSGFEFVDKVVGGSVPRQFIPSVEKGVRAQMQRGVRLGYPVVDLRVTLTDGKAHSVDSSDMAFQTAGGLALRDAAEQAGIALLEPYDEVSVMVADDLVGGVMSDLSARRGRLLGTDQVGDRALVKAHVPQRELVRYAIDLRASSHGAGTFSRKFAHYEPMPEELTAKVTAREHPSAH
- a CDS encoding FMN reductase — translated: MKRIVVVAAGLSVPSSTRLLADLLGGAVERSVEARGADVEVEVVELRPLAHALADHLLTGFPSGDLATAIDHVHRADGLVVVTPVFAASYSGLFKTFFDVLDQDALDGKPVLVAATAGTARHSLVLEHALRPLFSYLHAVVVPTGVFAATEDFGGTDGALEKRVERAAGELAALVAGGGSTSTADVDPAPRPARRATVTPFEQLLREAGGDSVR
- a CDS encoding LLM class flavin-dependent oxidoreductase → MQIGIFTVGDVTTDPTTGRTPTENERIKATVAIAKKAEEVGLDVFATGEHHNPPFIASAPTTTLAYIGAQTERIILSTATTLITTDDPVLIAEDYAKLQHLTDGRVDLMMGRGNTGPVYPWFGKDIRQGINLAIENYALLHRLWREDVVDWEGRFRTPLHGFTSTPRPLDGTPPFVWHGSIRSPEIAEQAAYYGDGFFHNHIFWPPSHTAQLVSLYRERFEHYEHGPADTAIVGLGGQIFMRKNSQDAINEFRPYFDNAPVYGHGPSLEDFMEETPLTVGSPQQVLERTLTFKEYAGHYQRQLFLVDHAGLPLKTVLEQLDLLGEILPDLRKGFAEGRPEHIPEAPTHASLIAQKAEVPA
- a CDS encoding PP2C family protein-serine/threonine phosphatase, which codes for MDEAFLSGLRDLLQEQCRVPDLPEDWFWASAMLSAQGFEYGGDFFVSDLVETEDAAAGLAMVLVDVCGKGATALPGAVQFAGALRGLLVAVPGEELLDAANAFLLRQPSDESIATAVQVVVDLGTGRYAIRSAGHPPVLHWRADAEEWVVDNARGTALGVVDEPEFPVSEGVLAPGEALLFYTDGVVERPTSDIDAGIDWLRAAAREAVGDEGMRAVPARIMEQVDRGDDDRALLVLARE
- a CDS encoding ATP-binding protein; protein product: MPVFEVSAALPSDDHAPQLADLRRYGRFVVRRFVSKARAVDQPTFRSLISAHLGVETHDLPVVAEQWPAYEHVNVQGALDVVLSEHGDGAQVIGVAGHRHHGPFGIADLLGEDPRYSMHGPRPGNVTRTSLPSGPRGETRECLRVAVVLVTDGDDRTALLFCAPDPESGSMAVSVEIISTRPAAAEQLARRLRELALELNVYRGQVVSFGRSMFGERGSLLRIRERPTMAADELILPDTTFEDLRRQVVGVARNSARLRAAGQHLKRGLLLYGPPGVGKTHSVRYLISELVGTTVVELTGETLHGIREACSVARSLQPSMIVVEDVDLIAEERSHHGGETPLLFTLLNEMDGLDDDSDVVFLLTTNRADLLEPALAARPGRVDQAVHIDVPDRDSRRRLIELYRGSLEIDLGRLETVLDRTDGVTASFLKELLRRAAVVASDRDQQAEGVPLRATADDLDSALDDLLDTRNQMTRAVLGFRNETPAVD
- a CDS encoding alpha/beta hydrolase, which gives rise to MTDEIVAPPVAAESKTDVLGHPWQAETITLPPDAEGEVVATLVSRRAEAPTERAVLHVHGFADYFFQTEYGEWWLEREHDMYALDLRKYGRSIREHQTPTYVADLEEYFAELDRAWQRITERDGHTKVVLSGHSTGGLVVALWADARQPEELAGIVLNSPWLDLQGKAWMRTPPANAVLDRVGRLQPMRVFPRVVSGVYGMSLHRDHAGEWDFDLTWKPLESFPVRFGWLRAIRAGHARVQAGLDIRRPVLVLSSDRTTFTAVLDERAHTTDIVLDVTQIRRWAGSLGSNVTSIAIPGAVHDVVLSRPEARERAYAEIQRWLSTYVV
- a CDS encoding DUF4267 domain-containing protein, coding for MDPVLGLSLGRIVIGIGSIASPSLTARMFGLSPADNPQMSYFTRMFGVREIALGSLTLLAKGDARRTMVLAGMAVDGADAATGVMAIAKKEVPLPTGGMLIAVALGAVGSGAAALAQAGQSQT
- a CDS encoding DUF4190 domain-containing protein — translated: MSTPPWGEEPAEPTPPPPPPPPNPYGHQQQPVSPYQPYGAPPSPYGGYPVPKQTNGLAIASLVVSIVSIAFCCGFPGVAGAIMGHVARKQIREQDQAGDGMALAGIIVGWASFGLAVIGTILFVSLGIWADTTTDCYYDNNGTYVCD
- a CDS encoding sulfite exporter TauE/SafE family protein, giving the protein MTALEIVAVLLAGVWAGTINTVVGSGTLITFPTLLAIGVPPVTANISNNIGLVPGSVAGAVGYRRELEGQRTRVIRLLLASVTGGLIGAGLLLVLPPDAFEAVVPALILLGVVLVVLQPRLSKAVAARAEAREAAGAAPARDGAWWVWPAVLLTGIYGGYFGAAQGVLLMAVLGIGISETLQRLNGVKNVLAACVNGVAGLVFVLVVELAPDDWLGGIHAEIDWLIVLVLGLGAVAGGFLGASVGRRLPPGVLRGVIVVVGLVAVVAILLT
- a CDS encoding ABC transporter ATP-binding protein; its protein translation is MSAVLELADVTIRRGDAVLLDRVTWVVKPGERWVVLGSNGAGKTTLLQVAAAQLYPTSGAVGVLGELIGTVDVFDLRPRIGLTSAALAERIPRGEKVSDVVVSASYAVVGRWREQYDDLDHDRARSLLREVRADKLADRTFGTLSEGERKRVQIARALMTDPELLLLDEPAAGLDLGGREDLVSTLSVLAYDPSSPATVLVSHHVEEIPPGFTHVLMLREGRVVAQGPIEAALTPETLSATFGMPLVLEHHDGRFAARRRLHRG
- the serB gene encoding phosphoserine phosphatase SerB; the protein is MTTPADTLLITLTGKDRPGVTSAIFGALAHAGVNVVDLEQILLRRRLILGVLVTAPRDDKRLRQSIEEVAADLGMTVDIEKGIGDNRARREGRSHVTVIGAPLKASAMAAIAGRIADLGGNIDRIERMARYPVTAIELDVSGAEPASLRSQLAREAASLAVDVAVQPASLLRHAVRLIVMDVDSTLIQGEVIEMLAAHAGFEAEVAAVTEAAMRGELDFEASLRERVRLLAGLDASVIDSVYDSIVVNPGARTLVRTLRRLGYRFAIVSGGFSQITDRLAEDLGVHRSRANKLEIVDGKLTGGLVGEVVDRAGKAKALREFAADLGVPEAATIAIGDGANDLDMLEAAGLGIAYNARPVVREMADTSLNVPYLDAIMYLLGISREEIEAADAADGIVTPAPPL